The following proteins are encoded in a genomic region of Prochlorococcus marinus XMU1408:
- the folP gene encoding dihydropteroate synthase, translating to MAIINITNDSFSDGGLFVDLESAINHACLCIKKGAQILDIGAQSTRPGASEVGAEVEINRLIPLIKELKLMHPHIPISVDTYHHSVASKALNAGADCINDISGGRHDPEIFKVISDFSCPYILMHSRGNSKTMDSLTNYKNIVIDVKNELSIQIDSALSSGVNRRQIIIDPGIGFAKTVEQNLILLRNLELFDSMEFPILIGASRKRFIGSVINEIDPIKRIFGMAAIASRCVIAGVNFLRVHDVKQISQVIKMTNSII from the coding sequence ATGGCTATTATAAACATCACTAATGATTCCTTTAGTGATGGAGGACTTTTTGTCGATTTAGAATCTGCTATTAATCACGCATGTTTATGTATCAAAAAAGGTGCTCAAATCCTAGATATTGGAGCTCAAAGTACAAGGCCAGGTGCCTCTGAGGTTGGAGCTGAAGTTGAGATTAATAGGTTAATTCCACTAATTAAGGAATTAAAATTAATGCACCCTCATATTCCTATTTCTGTTGATACATATCATCATTCTGTAGCATCAAAAGCTTTGAATGCTGGTGCTGATTGCATTAATGATATTAGTGGTGGTCGTCATGATCCAGAAATTTTTAAAGTCATCTCTGACTTTAGTTGTCCTTACATTTTGATGCATAGTCGAGGAAATAGTAAGACAATGGATTCTTTGACTAATTACAAAAATATTGTCATTGATGTTAAAAATGAGTTGTCTATTCAAATTGATTCAGCTCTGTCTTCAGGTGTTAATCGAAGACAGATCATTATTGATCCAGGAATAGGATTCGCAAAGACTGTAGAGCAAAATTTAATTTTGCTTAGGAATTTAGAACTTTTTGATTCAATGGAATTTCCAATATTAATTGGAGCTTCTAGGAAGAGATTTATAGGATCAGTTATTAATGAAATTGATCCTATAAAACGTATATTTGGAATGGCGGCGATAGCCTCTAGATGTGTTATTGCTGGTGTTAATTTCCTACGAGTTCATGATGTTAAACAAATTAGTCAAGTTATAAAAATGACTAATTCAATCATATAA
- the tpiA gene encoding triose-phosphate isomerase, which translates to MRKPVIAGNWKMNMTCTEAIEYMRVFIPLLKDIPKDREVVIAPPFTALYPLSEFIKGRSEYLSLSSQNVHWEDSGAYTAEVSPLMLNELCIKCAIVGHSEPRKYFSESDEQINKRAQSAQDHQLIPIVCVGETFQQRELGEAERVIRRQIDQGLEGIDVKRLIVAYEPIWAIGTGKTCEANEANRICGLIRKWIGYDDVIVQYGGSVKSNNIDEIMSMSDIDGVLVGGASLDPNNFARIANYESN; encoded by the coding sequence GTGCGTAAACCGGTCATCGCAGGGAATTGGAAAATGAATATGACTTGTACTGAAGCTATTGAGTACATGCGCGTATTTATCCCATTATTAAAAGATATACCTAAAGACAGAGAGGTAGTTATTGCTCCTCCATTTACAGCTCTCTACCCTCTCTCTGAGTTTATTAAGGGCAGAAGTGAATATCTTTCTTTATCAAGTCAAAATGTCCACTGGGAGGACAGTGGAGCTTATACCGCAGAAGTTTCTCCTCTAATGCTTAATGAACTTTGTATTAAATGTGCAATTGTTGGACATAGTGAACCACGTAAATACTTTAGTGAAAGTGATGAACAAATTAACAAAAGAGCACAATCAGCCCAGGACCATCAATTAATTCCAATCGTTTGTGTTGGTGAAACTTTTCAGCAAAGAGAGTTAGGCGAAGCAGAGAGAGTTATACGACGTCAGATTGATCAGGGACTTGAAGGTATTGATGTTAAAAGGTTAATAGTCGCTTATGAACCAATTTGGGCTATTGGAACTGGTAAAACTTGCGAAGCTAATGAGGCAAATAGAATTTGTGGACTTATTCGTAAATGGATTGGCTATGATGACGTGATTGTTCAATATGGTGGCTCAGTTAAATCAAATAATATTGATGAAATTATGTCTATGTCAGATATAGATGGTGTTTTAGTTGGAGGTGCTTCATTAGATCCCAATAATTTTGCGAGAATTGCCAATTACGAATCAAACTAA
- a CDS encoding RNA-binding S4 domain-containing protein — translation MKLDQFLKFIGVVQTGGEAKMIIKSGKISVNGMIEIRRGRKLNNGDQIIFANETYIVPNSDPLGRKLARSEK, via the coding sequence ATGAAATTAGATCAATTTCTAAAGTTTATTGGGGTTGTGCAAACTGGTGGAGAAGCCAAAATGATCATTAAGTCAGGAAAAATATCAGTAAATGGCATGATTGAGATTAGAAGAGGGAGGAAATTAAATAATGGAGATCAGATTATTTTTGCTAATGAAACATACATTGTTCCAAATTCTGATCCTCTAGGCCGTAAGTTGGCAAGAAGCGAAAAATGA
- a CDS encoding ABC transporter ATP-binding protein gives MNQKNKINLNYLIGRLKGHFGVLMLGGISMLVYVSCWPILAWLAGKLIPAIGQGNTNRVLSVIVLALFIFIIQKTAQYLQDSLLAKPALALSQDLRTTLFSKLQKTNILFIEKLSSGDIAYRLTEDVDRVGEVIYKSIQDTTPSIFQLIAVLGYMIFIDLNLALATIILAPLIALLVSDFGGRVLKAADQSQHKISSLAGLLSEAIQGLPMVKAFAVEEWLQKDFDKQVKLHKEAKYKMLRLVALQHPIVGLIEIIGILTILTIGTFRIQTGGISKEEFGSFFTALIMLIDPISHITSNYNELKQGQASLRRLNEITSNPIEFSNSITGISPNKILGKIIINNLSFSYNENNRVLNNINLNIDSGKIMALVGPSGAGKTTIFSLILKFIEPSNGNIFIDDYNLNKLDTNSFRKLIAIVPQKTFIFSGTISQAISFGRNASAKKIINAAKIANAHDFIEQLPNGYDTHIEERGANLSGGQLQRISIARALLGDPSILLLDEATSALDPEAEESVQKGLKQAMHKRTVLVIAHRLSTVQKADKIAFIDKGKICEVGSHNELIGKEGRYRDFCKKQLIETI, from the coding sequence ATGAATCAAAAAAACAAAATTAATTTAAATTACCTCATAGGGAGGCTGAAGGGACATTTTGGAGTTTTGATGCTTGGTGGTATCAGCATGCTTGTTTACGTTAGTTGTTGGCCAATACTTGCTTGGTTAGCTGGGAAACTTATACCTGCTATTGGGCAAGGGAATACAAACAGAGTTTTATCAGTAATTGTTCTAGCTCTCTTTATTTTTATAATTCAAAAAACCGCTCAATACTTGCAAGACAGTTTGCTAGCAAAGCCAGCACTAGCACTAAGCCAAGATTTAAGAACAACCCTTTTCAGTAAACTTCAAAAGACAAATATTTTATTTATTGAAAAACTCTCCTCAGGAGATATTGCATATAGGCTCACGGAGGATGTAGACCGCGTAGGAGAAGTTATATATAAATCAATTCAAGATACAACACCATCAATATTTCAATTAATTGCAGTGCTTGGTTATATGATATTTATAGACTTGAATTTAGCGCTTGCAACTATAATACTAGCTCCTTTAATAGCATTATTAGTAAGTGATTTTGGTGGAAGAGTATTAAAAGCTGCAGACCAAAGTCAACACAAAATTAGTTCATTAGCAGGATTACTTTCAGAAGCAATACAAGGTCTTCCAATGGTTAAGGCATTTGCTGTTGAAGAATGGTTGCAAAAAGATTTTGATAAGCAAGTTAAATTACACAAAGAAGCTAAATATAAAATGCTTAGACTTGTAGCACTTCAGCATCCAATAGTCGGACTTATAGAAATAATTGGAATCTTAACTATTCTTACTATTGGAACGTTTAGAATACAAACAGGAGGAATTTCAAAAGAAGAGTTTGGAAGTTTTTTCACTGCATTAATTATGTTAATAGATCCGATAAGCCATATAACATCTAACTATAACGAATTAAAACAAGGACAAGCATCGCTAAGAAGATTAAACGAAATAACATCAAATCCCATAGAGTTCTCAAATTCAATTACAGGTATATCACCTAATAAAATCCTTGGAAAAATAATAATTAATAATTTATCTTTTTCATATAATGAAAACAATAGAGTACTAAACAATATCAATCTAAATATAGATAGTGGGAAAATTATGGCATTAGTTGGTCCTTCTGGAGCGGGTAAAACAACAATCTTCTCTTTAATTTTAAAATTTATAGAACCAAGCAATGGAAATATATTTATTGATGATTATAACTTAAACAAATTAGATACGAACTCATTCAGAAAGTTAATTGCTATCGTACCTCAGAAAACATTTATATTTTCTGGTACAATCTCACAAGCTATTAGTTTTGGAAGAAATGCATCAGCTAAAAAAATCATAAATGCAGCAAAAATAGCTAATGCTCATGATTTTATTGAACAACTTCCAAATGGTTACGATACACACATTGAAGAAAGAGGTGCAAATCTTTCAGGAGGACAATTACAACGAATATCTATAGCTAGAGCCCTATTAGGTGATCCTTCAATTTTGCTATTAGATGAAGCCACAAGTGCGCTTGATCCAGAAGCCGAAGAATCTGTTCAGAAGGGGCTAAAACAAGCTATGCATAAAAGAACGGTCTTAGTAATAGCTCACAGACTATCTACGGTTCAAAAAGCAGATAAAATAGCATTTATTGATAAAGGTAAAATATGCGAGGTCGGAAGCCACAATGAATTAATAGGAAAAGAAGGAAGGTATAGAGACTTTTGCAAAAAACAGTTAATAGAAACTATTTAA
- a CDS encoding DUF6447 family protein, with the protein MGNTPLNEKEAILTFEDKKYDLKNLPKDIQEIIKGMQVADAQLRMHEDTLKVLAVGRQHLAMQLKSRLESINPIN; encoded by the coding sequence ATGGGAAATACACCTTTAAATGAAAAGGAAGCAATTCTAACATTTGAGGATAAAAAATACGATCTAAAAAACTTACCAAAAGATATTCAGGAAATAATAAAAGGAATGCAAGTGGCAGATGCCCAGCTAAGAATGCACGAGGACACACTCAAAGTTTTAGCAGTAGGTCGCCAGCACCTTGCAATGCAACTCAAATCTAGACTAGAATCAATAAATCCTATAAATTAA
- a CDS encoding DUF1330 domain-containing protein, whose protein sequence is MTAKGYWLKQAKIESTAQFIEYVKTVVPWLRSVGGTIIAKDVNQNSDLNEWDGGQLGVIVEFESKAAAQKAFNSSEFQEYIKYSGIENQLSLSIIG, encoded by the coding sequence ATGACAGCAAAAGGCTATTGGCTTAAGCAAGCCAAAATTGAAAGCACTGCTCAATTCATCGAATACGTGAAAACAGTTGTTCCATGGCTTAGGTCTGTAGGCGGAACAATTATCGCTAAAGACGTAAACCAAAATTCGGATCTAAACGAATGGGATGGAGGGCAGTTGGGAGTAATTGTAGAATTCGAATCAAAAGCAGCAGCTCAAAAAGCCTTTAACTCATCTGAATTTCAAGAATACATAAAATATAGTGGGATTGAAAACCAATTATCACTATCAATAATTGGTTAA
- a CDS encoding DUF2862 domain-containing protein — protein sequence MIKDSSTLKKGQNLKIEIEEVKDRLPKTVVEIIKKEPIVELVGYKMVDGNQFGLVVKLKSGEINWFFEKELSEIM from the coding sequence ATGATTAAAGATTCTTCAACACTTAAAAAAGGTCAAAACCTAAAAATTGAAATAGAAGAGGTCAAGGATCGCCTTCCAAAAACTGTCGTAGAAATTATAAAGAAGGAGCCAATTGTAGAATTAGTTGGCTATAAAATGGTTGATGGAAATCAATTTGGTTTAGTAGTTAAACTAAAAAGTGGTGAAATAAATTGGTTTTTCGAAAAAGAGCTATCCGAAATAATGTGA
- a CDS encoding uridine kinase, with protein sequence MNIIIITGPTCTGKTILSNKIAEIFKDTIIIKTDSYYRDNLYIKLLSTFINDIYDRLISIKSRELMNTINSIYNKKKSVLFYNYDFRTRHSSILSRPITYNNKSRFVILEGVFAHRLNLDYKKTINIICKENKELCYQRRLKRDKTERARNTKEVNNRFSKSWSLYFKNVNKFTNDNEIIYINQSKKESFNNLLKTLKTIKIKN encoded by the coding sequence ATGAATATTATTATAATTACAGGACCAACATGCACTGGTAAAACAATTTTAAGTAATAAGATTGCTGAAATATTTAAAGATACAATTATAATTAAAACAGATTCATATTATAGAGATAATCTATATATAAAATTATTATCTACTTTCATAAATGACATCTATGATAGATTAATAAGTATTAAAAGTAGAGAACTAATGAATACAATAAACTCAATATATAATAAAAAAAAATCTGTTCTTTTCTATAATTATGACTTTAGAACAAGGCATTCAAGTATATTATCAAGGCCTATAACATATAACAATAAATCTAGATTTGTAATATTAGAAGGAGTTTTTGCACATAGGTTGAACCTAGATTATAAAAAAACAATAAATATTATTTGCAAAGAAAACAAAGAATTATGTTATCAAAGAAGGTTAAAAAGAGATAAAACAGAAAGAGCAAGAAATACTAAAGAAGTTAATAACAGATTTAGTAAATCGTGGTCTTTATATTTTAAAAATGTAAATAAATTTACAAATGATAATGAAATAATTTATATAAATCAATCCAAAAAAGAATCATTTAATAATCTTTTAAAAACATTAAAAACTATAAAAATAAAAAACTAA
- a CDS encoding NmrA/HSCARG family protein — MLDQKVINASDIKEKPLVAVTMATSRQGVGVVKELSKENKYQIRAITRNIKSAMAIELSRLKNVELVKGDLMDPESLNKAFNGVNAIFGNTTPTKGWKIFRGSIVREYEIQQGLNLVNQVKIAHEQGKLNHFIFSSISKSKDPLKNDPAPGHFTSKWDIEEYIKKMGLRKITTVLRPVSYFENFENKLPGYSISKNIFPGIVGKNFKWQTIAVEDIGKWVRGVLSKSDEYKDQDINIAGEELTGLEMAMTLQRIVSSQGIKTNYLMLPRLVIKLLEYDIGVMADWIERSGYGADMNKLKKLQKELNIVPTSLEAWLKSKLENENKNIKPWLSQWKASQWKLQLDKQ; from the coding sequence GTGCTAGATCAAAAAGTAATTAATGCCTCTGATATCAAGGAAAAGCCTTTGGTTGCAGTAACAATGGCAACCAGTAGACAAGGTGTTGGCGTAGTCAAAGAGCTTAGTAAAGAGAATAAATATCAAATACGAGCAATTACAAGAAATATAAAATCAGCAATGGCTATCGAATTATCAAGGCTGAAAAACGTTGAATTAGTTAAAGGTGATTTGATGGATCCGGAGAGTCTAAACAAAGCTTTTAATGGCGTTAATGCAATTTTCGGAAACACCACTCCAACAAAGGGTTGGAAGATATTTAGAGGAAGTATTGTTAGAGAGTATGAAATACAACAGGGTTTGAATTTGGTAAATCAAGTAAAAATTGCGCATGAGCAAGGAAAGCTTAACCACTTCATTTTTAGTTCAATTAGCAAGTCAAAAGATCCATTAAAAAACGATCCAGCGCCAGGTCATTTCACGAGTAAATGGGACATAGAGGAATACATTAAGAAAATGGGTCTAAGAAAAATTACAACTGTACTTAGACCAGTTAGCTATTTTGAAAATTTTGAAAATAAACTGCCTGGTTACTCAATTTCAAAAAATATTTTTCCTGGAATAGTTGGCAAAAATTTCAAGTGGCAAACAATAGCGGTAGAGGATATCGGGAAGTGGGTAAGAGGTGTTCTGTCCAAATCAGATGAATATAAAGATCAAGACATAAATATTGCAGGTGAAGAATTAACAGGACTAGAAATGGCAATGACACTTCAAAGAATCGTATCTTCGCAGGGAATTAAAACTAATTATTTAATGCTACCGAGACTAGTGATAAAGCTATTGGAATACGATATCGGTGTTATGGCTGATTGGATAGAAAGGTCAGGATATGGGGCTGATATGAATAAATTAAAAAAGCTTCAAAAAGAATTGAACATAGTACCAACATCTTTAGAAGCTTGGCTAAAGTCTAAATTAGAAAATGAGAATAAAAATATTAAACCATGGTTATCACAATGGAAAGCATCGCAATGGAAATTACAATTGGATAAACAATAA
- a CDS encoding Nif11 family protein produces MTKKDFERFLLKIENLNKLVDLIKASPEKYELFIKCKSHQEVVDLASQWGFDIGKRWGES; encoded by the coding sequence ATGACGAAAAAAGACTTCGAAAGATTTTTATTAAAAATTGAAAATTTGAATAAATTAGTTGATTTAATAAAAGCTTCGCCTGAAAAATATGAATTATTTATTAAATGCAAAAGTCATCAAGAAGTTGTTGATCTAGCAAGCCAATGGGGATTTGATATTGGTAAGAGATGGGGTGAATCTTAA
- a CDS encoding fatty acid desaturase, with protein sequence MLTKFEIVNEDNINLTFLPSGLNGKALEISLDDIPSRKEVREAIPKHCFSRQTSSSLFFLFRTLVIQIFVVFLGLTIPLSKEMIPVWILYAILSGTTSMGLWVLAHECGHGAFSDNRKLETFVGYFLHSFLLVPYFSWQRSHSVHHAFTNHITDGETHVPVVISGDGKNEKKGGENEMEASLFLGKFFYGLNQLFLHLILGWPAYLLAGKTGGPRYGTSNHFWPRSPFSKKLWPSVWAKKVWISDWGIALMLIFLISWTVNFGIYSMVSLYLGPLIVVNIWLVIYTWLHHTDTDVPHLGASEFTYMRGAFLSIDRPYGKILDFLHHSIGSTHAIHHIEPTVPHYHARLATRILKNKFPKVYLFNPTPIYNSLWHIATNCVAVKKEYEIDRYVWKQPKHI encoded by the coding sequence TTGCTTACTAAATTCGAAATAGTCAATGAAGACAATATCAACCTGACTTTTCTCCCATCGGGATTAAATGGTAAAGCCTTAGAAATATCGTTGGATGATATTCCTTCTAGAAAAGAGGTTAGAGAAGCGATTCCTAAGCATTGTTTTAGTCGCCAGACCAGTAGTTCGCTTTTTTTCCTTTTTAGGACATTAGTGATACAGATTTTTGTTGTGTTTCTTGGTCTAACTATCCCTCTTTCTAAAGAGATGATTCCTGTATGGATTCTTTATGCAATTCTCTCAGGAACGACTTCAATGGGCCTTTGGGTATTAGCCCATGAATGCGGCCATGGAGCATTTTCTGATAATCGCAAGCTAGAGACATTTGTTGGCTATTTTCTTCATTCGTTTTTGTTAGTTCCCTATTTTTCATGGCAAAGGTCTCACTCAGTTCATCACGCCTTTACTAATCACATAACTGATGGAGAGACGCATGTTCCTGTTGTGATATCTGGTGATGGTAAAAACGAGAAAAAAGGAGGAGAGAATGAAATGGAGGCTTCTTTGTTCTTGGGTAAATTTTTTTATGGCTTGAATCAATTGTTTCTTCATTTAATACTTGGGTGGCCTGCATATCTTCTTGCTGGTAAAACCGGTGGACCTCGCTATGGAACCAGTAATCATTTTTGGCCTAGGTCACCATTCTCTAAAAAACTCTGGCCATCTGTTTGGGCAAAAAAGGTTTGGATATCAGATTGGGGAATTGCTTTAATGCTGATTTTCCTAATTTCCTGGACAGTAAATTTTGGTATTTATTCAATGGTTAGTCTTTATTTAGGCCCCCTAATTGTTGTTAATATTTGGTTGGTAATTTATACATGGCTACATCACACTGATACTGATGTGCCACACCTTGGCGCAAGTGAATTTACTTATATGAGAGGTGCTTTCTTATCAATTGATAGGCCTTATGGAAAAATTCTTGACTTCCTCCATCACTCTATTGGTTCAACTCACGCAATACATCACATAGAACCAACAGTTCCTCATTATCATGCAAGACTTGCTACTCGTATATTAAAAAATAAGTTTCCAAAAGTTTACCTTTTCAATCCCACTCCTATCTACAACTCTCTTTGGCATATTGCCACTAATTGTGTAGCTGTAAAGAAAGAATATGAGATTGATAGGTATGTTTGGAAACAACCAAAGCATATCTAA
- a CDS encoding peptidase E — MSKHIIAIGGGGFGRKLSSSSIEKYILSISNIDCPRICFLPTATGDNDSYIVRFYSVFTHLKCIPTHIELFKRTIDISDHIMNQDVVFVGGGNTKSMLAVWSDWGMSEILKKAYNKGVIMSGVSAGAICWFTSGITDSWDKQLRILPCLDFIKGTCCPHYDEEPSRIPFVNKVITEKEVNSCISIEGGAALHFIDGNPYKNVSFEKNKNSYNMFLENNEIIKCPYPGLQL, encoded by the coding sequence TTGAGTAAGCATATCATCGCGATAGGAGGTGGAGGTTTTGGTAGAAAGCTCTCTTCTTCTTCAATTGAAAAATATATACTTAGTATTTCAAATATTGATTGTCCTAGGATTTGTTTTCTTCCAACAGCTACAGGTGACAATGATTCTTATATAGTTCGTTTTTATTCAGTTTTTACACATTTAAAATGTATACCTACACATATTGAGTTGTTCAAAAGAACTATAGATATAAGCGATCATATTATGAATCAAGATGTTGTTTTTGTCGGAGGTGGCAATACTAAAAGTATGCTCGCTGTTTGGAGTGATTGGGGTATGAGTGAGATTCTTAAAAAGGCTTATAATAAAGGGGTAATAATGAGTGGCGTTAGTGCTGGGGCCATTTGTTGGTTCACTTCTGGCATAACTGATTCATGGGATAAACAACTAAGGATTTTACCTTGTTTAGACTTTATTAAAGGGACTTGTTGTCCTCATTACGATGAGGAACCATCACGTATTCCTTTCGTTAATAAAGTAATTACAGAAAAGGAAGTTAATAGCTGTATTTCAATTGAAGGTGGCGCAGCTTTGCATTTTATAGACGGTAATCCATATAAAAATGTTAGCTTTGAAAAAAATAAAAATTCATATAATATGTTTCTTGAGAACAATGAAATCATTAAATGTCCATATCCTGGGTTGCAATTGTAG
- a CDS encoding short-chain dehydrogenase gives MKIRDWEGIALIIGSGDIGNHVSDYLTNIAPRLDVIICGRNLNSNNGIYLDLESDESFNYFEKKLSLFNKPFRLVINTSGFLHSNQIKPEKRLSHVNRLNINKNFSINAIAPILIAKSIENYLRPELPFSFSSLSARVGSIGDNNLGGWYSYRASKAAQNQFLKTLSIEWRRKFPNAVVTILHPGTCDTKLSKPFQSSVLKDRLFTPAKASEYLINIISEQKPTDSGKFIAWDNSVIPW, from the coding sequence ATGAAAATTCGAGATTGGGAAGGTATTGCATTAATAATAGGATCAGGAGATATTGGGAATCATGTTTCAGATTATTTGACAAATATTGCACCAAGATTGGATGTTATCATCTGTGGTCGTAATTTAAATAGTAATAATGGTATATATCTAGACTTGGAGAGTGATGAATCGTTCAATTATTTTGAAAAAAAACTTTCTTTATTTAATAAGCCTTTTAGACTAGTAATTAATACAAGCGGTTTCCTTCATTCTAATCAAATAAAACCTGAAAAAAGACTTTCACATGTTAATCGCCTTAATATAAATAAGAACTTTTCTATTAATGCTATTGCACCAATATTGATTGCCAAAAGTATAGAAAACTATCTTAGACCTGAGCTCCCATTTTCATTTTCAAGTTTAAGTGCAAGAGTAGGAAGTATAGGTGATAATAATTTAGGCGGATGGTATTCATATAGGGCTTCTAAGGCTGCTCAGAATCAATTCTTAAAAACTTTGAGCATTGAATGGCGCCGTAAATTCCCTAATGCCGTTGTTACTATATTGCATCCTGGTACCTGTGATACAAAGCTTTCTAAGCCTTTCCAATCGAGTGTTTTAAAAGATAGGCTTTTTACTCCTGCTAAAGCTTCTGAATATTTGATTAATATTATTTCTGAACAAAAACCTACTGATTCAGGTAAATTTATCGCTTGGGATAATTCCGTTATACCTTGGTAG
- a CDS encoding MBL fold metallo-hydrolase, translated as MTIKATYYGANGWLIEFDKIRILIDPWLNGDLTFPPGDWLIKGELRKELDPPDNINFLLLTQGQPDHAHPPTLQKINKSISVVASHAASKVVSRLGFKKVTTLKPGDCFTYKSLNIKATSGASVPNLENGYIIDNDLDSIYIEPHGYLDKKIKPRNINVLITPVIDFSLPFAGKFIRGKTVLPELLKLFNPSTVLASTTGGDITFTGVINNLIKVDGSVDDNKIFNDLNTNLINPEPLKQYIFSNS; from the coding sequence ATGACAATAAAAGCTACCTATTACGGTGCAAATGGTTGGCTGATTGAATTTGATAAAATCAGAATTTTAATCGATCCATGGTTGAATGGTGATTTAACATTCCCCCCTGGAGACTGGCTTATTAAAGGTGAATTGCGTAAAGAACTCGATCCTCCTGATAATATAAATTTCTTATTGCTTACCCAAGGTCAACCAGATCATGCCCATCCACCAACACTCCAAAAAATAAATAAATCTATATCAGTGGTAGCTTCTCATGCAGCAAGCAAAGTAGTTAGCCGCTTGGGGTTTAAGAAGGTAACAACACTCAAGCCTGGAGATTGTTTCACGTATAAAAGCTTAAATATCAAAGCAACTTCGGGAGCATCAGTTCCAAATCTTGAAAATGGTTATATAATTGATAATGATTTAGATTCCATTTATATTGAGCCACATGGTTATCTTGATAAAAAAATCAAACCAAGAAATATTAATGTTTTAATAACACCAGTAATAGATTTCTCATTACCTTTCGCTGGTAAATTTATTAGGGGTAAAACTGTATTACCTGAACTTCTTAAATTATTTAATCCAAGTACAGTACTAGCAAGCACTACTGGAGGTGATATAACATTTACTGGAGTAATAAATAATTTAATTAAAGTAGATGGATCTGTTGATGATAATAAAATATTCAATGATCTTAATACAAATTTAATAAACCCTGAACCATTAAAACAATATATCTTCAGTAATAGTTAA
- a CDS encoding Nif11-like leader peptide family natural product precursor: MSLDQLRGFLKEMQNDDSLKNEVISSSTADDVALIAMRRGYEFSGDELLRFSGKKVGKVTVQKNDVPGEYN; this comes from the coding sequence ATGTCATTAGATCAATTAAGAGGATTTTTAAAGGAAATGCAAAATGACGATTCGTTAAAAAATGAGGTCATTTCGTCTTCTACTGCTGATGATGTTGCTCTAATTGCCATGAGACGTGGTTATGAGTTCTCAGGCGATGAATTGCTACGATTTTCTGGTAAGAAAGTTGGCAAAGTGACAGTACAAAAAAATGACGTACCAGGAGAATATAACTAA
- a CDS encoding translation initiation factor IF-2 N-terminal domain-containing protein — protein sequence MVFHTAKLRVKELAEAMSVDPPEIIATCIILKIPASSPLSSLTIEQSKKIIDYLKKNKI from the coding sequence ATGGTTTTTCATACAGCTAAATTGAGAGTAAAAGAACTCGCAGAGGCTATGAGCGTTGATCCCCCAGAAATAATTGCAACATGTATTATTCTAAAAATACCAGCATCAAGCCCACTCTCATCATTAACAATTGAGCAAAGCAAAAAAATAATTGATTATTTAAAAAAAAATAAAATCTAA